A stretch of Fusobacterium sp. SYSU M8D902 DNA encodes these proteins:
- a CDS encoding PDDEXK nuclease domain-containing protein: MEIEKKDVFIDIKNIIELSRKKIVSSINSTMTTTYFLIGKRIVEEEQGGEKRAEYGKSLIKNLSIKLTESYGKGFSETNLKQMKNFYLAYKKRQTLSDEFKLSYSHYLTLMRIVDIEERNFYEIEAINNGWSLRELKRQMDSALYERLVLSRDKEKVLELSEKGQVIEKPQDIIKDPYVLEFLNLDEKAIYSENDLETGIINHIEKFIMELGKGFLFQGRQVRFTFDEEHFFVDLVFYNRLLKCFVLIDLKIGKLKHQDIGQMQMYVNYYDRHVKLADENKTIGIIICKDKNDTLVNMTLPEGNEQIFASRYMTILPSKEELRKIVESEVRE; the protein is encoded by the coding sequence GAGATTGAGAAAAAAGATGTTTTTATAGATATTAAAAATATCATTGAATTATCTAGGAAAAAAATAGTCAGCTCAATTAATTCCACAATGACAACAACATACTTTTTGATTGGTAAGAGGATAGTTGAAGAGGAGCAAGGGGGAGAAAAGAGAGCTGAATATGGAAAAAGTTTAATAAAAAATCTCTCGATAAAATTGACTGAGAGCTATGGAAAGGGATTTTCTGAAACTAATCTAAAACAGATGAAAAATTTTTATCTAGCTTATAAAAAAAGGCAGACACTGTCTGACGAATTTAAACTTTCTTACTCTCACTATCTAACTCTTATGAGAATAGTTGATATTGAGGAGAGAAATTTTTATGAGATTGAAGCAATAAATAATGGTTGGAGTTTGAGAGAACTCAAAAGACAGATGGATTCTGCTCTATATGAAAGATTGGTTCTAAGTAGAGATAAGGAGAAAGTACTTGAATTATCTGAAAAAGGACAAGTGATAGAAAAACCTCAAGATATAATAAAAGATCCATATGTTTTGGAATTTTTAAATTTAGACGAAAAAGCTATATATTCAGAAAATGATTTAGAAACGGGTATAATTAATCATATAGAAAAGTTTATAATGGAACTTGGAAAAGGTTTTCTATTTCAAGGAAGACAAGTGAGATTTACTTTTGATGAAGAACACTTTTTTGTTGATTTGGTTTTCTATAATAGATTGTTAAAATGTTTTGTATTGATAGATTTGAAAATAGGAAAATTAAAACATCAAGATATTGGACAGATGCAAATGTATGTAAATTATTATGATAGACATGTAAAACTTGCTGATGAGAATAAGACAATAGGAATAATAATTTGTAAGGATAAAAATGATACCCTTGTAAATATGACACTTCCAGAGGGAAATGAACAGATATTTGCTAGTAGATATATGACAATCTTACCTAGTAAAGAGGAGTTAAGGAAGATAGTAGAAAGTGAGGTAAGAGAATGA
- a CDS encoding restriction endonuclease subunit S, whose amino-acid sequence MRKVPKLRFKEFSDEWEEKSYKDIFKINQGLQIAINERFLEPANNRMFYITNEFLKKDSKIKYYIENPPLNVICSKDDILMTRTGNTGQVVTNVEGAFHNNFFKINYSKEKFNKYFICLLLKSNKIQKTILKLAGTSTIPDLNHSDFYRIKSIIPSIKEQEKIANFLSTVDKKISLTEEKLELFKEYRKGVMQKIFFQELRFKDNEGNDYPEWKEGKIKDFGYFYYGKSAPKHSVVELGGTPCIRYGELYSTYNEYIKEIKSYTNIPINELKLSKGGEVLVPRVGEDPLDFANCSYLPLENIAIGEMISVYNTEENGLFITYYFNATMKKEFAKYVEGASVSNLYFTYLENIKIIIPSSLEEQQKIADFLSSIDSKIEKIEKELENLKEFKKGLLQQMFV is encoded by the coding sequence ATGAGAAAAGTACCAAAGTTAAGATTTAAAGAGTTTAGTGATGAGTGGGAAGAGAAATCATATAAAGATATTTTTAAAATTAATCAAGGCTTACAAATAGCAATAAACGAAAGATTTTTAGAGCCAGCAAATAATAGAATGTTTTATATAACTAATGAATTTTTAAAAAAAGATTCTAAAATAAAATATTATATAGAAAACCCACCATTAAATGTTATTTGTAGTAAAGATGATATATTAATGACAAGAACTGGAAATACTGGACAAGTTGTAACTAATGTAGAAGGAGCATTTCATAATAACTTTTTTAAAATAAATTATTCTAAAGAAAAATTTAATAAATATTTTATTTGTTTACTATTAAAATCTAATAAAATACAGAAAACAATATTAAAATTAGCAGGAACATCTACAATACCAGATTTAAATCATAGTGATTTTTATAGAATAAAAAGTATTATTCCTTCTATAAAAGAGCAAGAGAAAATAGCTAATTTCCTTTCTACTGTAGATAAAAAAATATCTCTAACAGAGGAAAAATTAGAGCTATTTAAGGAATATAGAAAGGGGGTTATGCAAAAGATTTTTTTTCAAGAGTTAAGATTTAAGGATAATGAGGGTAATGATTATCCAGAGTGGAAAGAAGGGAAAATAAAAGATTTTGGATATTTTTATTATGGTAAAAGTGCTCCAAAACACTCAGTTGTAGAATTAGGGGGAACACCTTGTATTAGATATGGAGAACTTTATAGTACGTATAATGAATATATAAAAGAAATAAAATCTTATACTAATATTCCGATAAATGAATTAAAACTAAGTAAAGGTGGAGAAGTTCTTGTACCACGGGTAGGAGAAGATCCTTTAGATTTTGCTAATTGTAGTTATTTGCCTTTAGAAAATATAGCGATTGGAGAAATGATTTCTGTTTATAATACTGAAGAAAATGGATTGTTTATCACATATTATTTTAATGCTACTATGAAAAAAGAGTTTGCTAAATATGTTGAAGGAGCTAGTGTTTCAAATTTATATTTTACTTACTTAGAAAATATAAAAATAATTATTCCTTCTTCTTTAGAAGAACAACAAAAAATAGCTGACTTCTTATCTTCAATAGATAGTAAAATAGAGAAAATTGAAAAAGAGCTTGAGAATTTAAAGGAGTTTAAAAAAGGTTTACTTCAACAGATGTTTGTATAA
- a CDS encoding GNAT family acetyltransferase: protein MKEDKNTDNLFEYILNLSTYDFNKLIEGAKTEEEKIFYLKLEELKTQILQDRLIKEGVF from the coding sequence ATGAAAGAAGATAAAAATACAGATAATCTATTTGAATATATTCTTAATTTATCGACTTATGATTTTAATAAATTGATAGAGGGAGCAAAGACAGAGGAAGAAAAAATATTCTACTTGAAATTAGAGGAATTAAAGACTCAAATACTTCAAGATAGATTGATAAAAGAAGGTGTATTCTAA
- a CDS encoding zeta toxin family protein: MADFVIFAGVNGAGKSTLYNTIIPTLDLGVRINTDEIVREIGDWRSGKDQIRAGRIALDIRRDCIEKNLSFNQETILTGKNIIKAIKEIKEKGYTLHLYYIGLESAEISKERIKNRVLNGGHNIPSDVIDKRYKETFENLKEILPLVDYAKIYDNSNKYKLCYAKLSSSYIKVSNDTPLWLKNVLKDII, translated from the coding sequence ATGGCAGATTTTGTTATATTTGCTGGAGTTAATGGAGCAGGTAAATCTACTCTATACAATACAATTATACCTACTTTAGATTTGGGAGTTAGAATTAATACTGATGAGATTGTAAGAGAGATAGGAGATTGGAGAAGTGGAAAGGATCAGATAAGGGCAGGAAGAATAGCTTTAGATATTAGACGTGATTGTATAGAGAAGAATCTATCATTCAATCAAGAAACAATTCTTACAGGAAAAAATATCATAAAAGCAATAAAGGAGATAAAAGAGAAAGGATATACACTACATCTCTATTATATTGGTTTGGAAAGTGCTGAAATTTCAAAAGAGAGAATAAAAAATAGAGTGTTAAATGGTGGACATAATATCCCTTCTGATGTAATAGATAAGAGATATAAAGAGACTTTTGAAAATTTAAAAGAGATACTACCTTTAGTTGATTATGCTAAAATTTATGATAATTCTAATAAGTATAAATTATGTTATGCTAAGCTCTCATCTTCATATATAAAAGTATCTAATGATACACCATTATGGCTTAAAAATGTATTAAAAGATATTATATAA